From one Dehalococcoidia bacterium genomic stretch:
- a CDS encoding M20/M25/M40 family metallo-hydrolase, which yields MKPLPKSLTSQLLLLFAAATVAVLVACSSEEAPPPVAAAPTEIVAPPTATAARPTATVEAGPTATPRPSPTPMPMMPTQTPLPRPTATPAPVAPSALADEVFETLQELTDEYSPRESATDEELEAAQHLRGRLSDLGYETSIQEFGVTLPNAMVELVLPTGDAPESPRSVPIAASVQGIATGLLTYVDRAFEDDIPSEGLDGRIALIERGDITFEEKVKRVADAGAVGAIIFNNQEGLFFGRFANQPSIPAVAISQADGRELRDLVEQDDLGATVSVGDETSPSRNVIADMRTSTGSDRTVIVGAHYDTVPNSQGASDNGSGISTVLTIAEHISDRDYPFNVRVILFGAEEIGLFGSRHYVENMSKDEVDNTIAMLNFDAFGSGRTLQAAGDIQLTGEATRIGSNLGMNLGTFSEDPITGRSGWPESRCCS from the coding sequence ATGAAACCTCTTCCTAAGTCTCTTACGTCCCAGCTTCTGCTGCTGTTCGCAGCCGCAACGGTAGCCGTACTCGTCGCGTGCAGCTCTGAGGAGGCCCCTCCACCGGTAGCTGCTGCGCCAACTGAGATCGTAGCGCCTCCGACTGCAACGGCTGCACGCCCTACTGCAACAGTCGAGGCGGGGCCGACGGCGACGCCAAGACCGTCGCCGACTCCGATGCCGATGATGCCCACACAGACACCGCTGCCACGGCCGACAGCGACTCCGGCGCCCGTAGCGCCAAGCGCACTTGCCGACGAGGTATTCGAGACGCTGCAGGAGTTGACCGACGAGTACAGCCCGCGGGAGAGCGCGACCGACGAGGAGCTTGAAGCCGCCCAGCACCTGCGCGGCAGGCTCAGCGACCTCGGCTACGAGACCTCGATACAGGAGTTCGGCGTCACGCTCCCGAACGCGATGGTGGAACTGGTTCTGCCTACGGGCGATGCGCCGGAGTCGCCTCGGTCGGTCCCGATCGCGGCGTCTGTCCAGGGGATCGCCACCGGACTGCTGACATACGTTGACCGCGCGTTCGAGGACGACATTCCATCCGAGGGACTCGATGGACGAATCGCGCTGATCGAGCGGGGCGACATCACCTTCGAGGAGAAGGTGAAGCGCGTAGCCGATGCCGGAGCGGTCGGGGCGATCATCTTCAACAACCAGGAGGGCCTCTTCTTCGGCAGGTTCGCCAACCAGCCGAGCATCCCGGCAGTCGCCATCAGCCAGGCTGACGGACGCGAACTCCGCGACCTCGTCGAGCAGGACGACCTCGGGGCGACCGTGTCGGTCGGCGACGAGACATCGCCTTCGCGCAACGTCATCGCAGACATGCGCACGTCCACGGGCAGCGACCGGACGGTCATTGTCGGGGCGCACTACGACACGGTGCCAAACTCCCAGGGCGCGAGCGACAACGGCTCGGGCATCTCGACGGTGCTGACGATCGCAGAGCACATATCCGATCGCGACTACCCGTTCAACGTGAGGGTCATCCTGTTCGGCGCGGAGGAGATCGGGCTGTTCGGCAGCCGCCACTACGTCGAGAACATGAGCAAGGATGAGGTCGACAACACGATCGCCATGCTGAACTTCGACGCGTTCGGATCGGGCAGGACTCTCCAGGCGGCTGGCGACATCCAGCTAACCGGCGAGGCGACAAGGATCGGGAGCAACCTCGGTATGAACCTGGGCACGTTCTCGGAGGACCCGATCACGGGCCGTTCAGGCTGGCCGGAATCCCGGTGCTGTTCCTGA
- a CDS encoding M28 family peptidase, with amino-acid sequence MKLLFKALPTLLLLTAASAAVVLTACSEPAPASSPTLADTPTPVAESVPSPTAQATVAQQWPPAPRPTPTPGAMLVLPTPEPSVLADEVYAVLSTLTTQYSPRESITDEEVEAALYLQKNLESLGYEALLQEFNTPRIFIPELNLTSGEDEPILNSEESHVHPVPVILEENDSATGLVTDVGDAREEDIPDDGLAGMVPLIELGATTFREQVDRVAEAGAPGAIVTSAELDDILIPFTYPSTIPVFWLSPADVRAVLRLIEQGERVSATLNANMKYAAVSQNVVATMRKRADDEPRRQVILGAHYDTVEDTQGASDNGSGVSALMTVARHIAERDYPFDIRIVLFGAEEYGLFGSDHYVDNMSQVEIDSAIIMLNFDALGSGNTLNAIGDFDLVSKAIEVGKDLGARIALEGTRGASSDHAPFAEVGIPVLFLSSNDTSRINSPEDTIDHINPDLLGYAAEIGIAMLDQLANEPR; translated from the coding sequence ATGAAGCTACTATTCAAGGCTCTCCCCACTCTGCTCCTGCTGACCGCCGCTTCTGCTGCGGTCGTCCTCACCGCGTGCAGCGAACCCGCACCGGCGAGCAGTCCCACTCTGGCGGATACCCCTACTCCGGTGGCAGAGAGCGTCCCTTCACCGACAGCCCAGGCGACGGTTGCACAGCAGTGGCCTCCGGCGCCACGTCCCACCCCGACGCCCGGTGCGATGCTGGTGCTGCCCACACCGGAGCCAAGCGTCCTGGCAGACGAGGTCTATGCCGTACTGAGTACGCTGACCACGCAGTACAGCCCTCGTGAGAGCATAACCGACGAGGAGGTGGAGGCGGCTCTGTACCTTCAGAAGAACCTCGAATCACTTGGCTATGAGGCCTTGCTCCAGGAGTTCAACACTCCTCGGATCTTCATCCCCGAACTAAACCTGACCTCAGGTGAGGACGAGCCGATTTTAAACTCCGAGGAGTCCCATGTGCATCCGGTGCCGGTAATTTTGGAGGAGAACGACTCTGCGACGGGCCTGGTGACGGATGTGGGTGACGCGCGCGAGGAGGACATCCCTGACGACGGACTGGCGGGCATGGTTCCACTCATAGAACTTGGCGCTACTACTTTCCGTGAACAGGTCGACCGTGTCGCAGAGGCAGGTGCGCCGGGTGCGATAGTCACCAGCGCAGAACTTGACGACATCCTGATCCCTTTTACCTACCCCTCTACCATCCCGGTGTTCTGGCTAAGCCCCGCAGATGTCCGCGCGGTGCTGCGACTGATCGAACAGGGCGAAAGAGTATCGGCAACCCTTAACGCCAATATGAAATACGCGGCAGTGTCCCAGAACGTGGTGGCGACCATGCGCAAGAGAGCGGACGACGAACCGCGGCGGCAGGTCATCCTTGGCGCACACTACGACACGGTTGAGGACACACAGGGCGCGAGCGACAACGGCTCGGGCGTTTCTGCGCTGATGACCGTGGCCCGGCACATTGCGGAACGGGACTACCCCTTCGACATCAGAATCGTCCTGTTCGGAGCAGAGGAATACGGACTATTCGGCAGCGATCACTACGTCGACAATATGAGCCAGGTGGAGATAGACAGCGCCATCATCATGCTGAACTTCGACGCACTGGGGTCAGGGAATACGCTCAATGCGATTGGCGACTTCGACCTCGTGTCCAAAGCCATAGAGGTCGGCAAGGATCTCGGCGCGCGCATCGCCCTGGAGGGCACCAGAGGGGCGTCGAGCGATCACGCGCCGTTCGCAGAGGTCGGCATACCCGTGTTGTTCCTGTCGTCCAACGACACCTCCCGCATCAACTCCCCTGAAGACACCATCGACCACATCAACCCCGACCTCCTCGGCTACGCCGCCGAGATCGGAATCGCCATGCTCGACCAGCTGGCGAACGAACCACGGTAG
- a CDS encoding Fic family protein encodes MTAVQYHLGKFPPENLDWARLVPAIGRAHSSVAAYGAMLESMPNTNVLISPLATQEAVYSNRIEGTQTTLTQVLTFQADENHSVDDPVKRNDAHEVVNYRVALDTAISQMEQIPLSLRLIRDAHRILMRGVRGQDKAPGEYRRIPNSVWIGPPGSTIESADFVPCPVEHLAGAMDTWERFIHSDEPDPLVQLAIVHAEFESIHPFLDGNGRIGRLIVPLYMVSKGLLEAPHFYISGFLDQHRDEYYERLQAVSRNDDWTGWSEFFLTAIAEQANVNLSRARSILALYDELKEWVVDETRSQYGVRALDWIFGKPIFLSSDFVGNSGIPAPTASRLLRVLRDSGMLDVVREARGRRPALLAFIRLLRVAEGSE; translated from the coding sequence ATGACAGCAGTTCAATACCATCTCGGCAAGTTTCCTCCCGAGAATCTAGATTGGGCTCGGCTCGTGCCTGCTATCGGACGTGCGCACTCCTCGGTGGCCGCATATGGAGCGATGCTGGAGAGCATGCCGAATACCAATGTCCTCATTTCACCGCTTGCGACCCAGGAGGCTGTCTATTCGAACCGTATCGAGGGTACCCAGACTACCCTGACCCAGGTCTTAACCTTTCAGGCGGATGAGAACCACTCCGTTGACGATCCGGTCAAGAGAAACGATGCACATGAAGTTGTCAACTACAGGGTTGCCCTGGATACCGCCATCAGCCAGATGGAACAGATACCTCTGTCGTTGAGGCTCATTCGCGATGCTCATCGCATCCTGATGAGAGGCGTCAGGGGGCAGGACAAGGCGCCGGGCGAGTACCGCCGCATACCCAACAGCGTCTGGATAGGCCCTCCTGGTTCGACCATAGAGAGTGCCGACTTTGTGCCATGCCCTGTAGAGCATCTGGCGGGCGCCATGGATACATGGGAGAGGTTCATTCACTCGGATGAACCTGACCCGCTGGTGCAACTGGCAATCGTTCACGCCGAGTTCGAGTCGATCCACCCCTTTCTGGATGGGAACGGACGGATAGGCCGGTTAATCGTTCCTCTCTATATGGTCTCGAAGGGTCTCCTGGAGGCCCCACACTTCTACATCAGTGGGTTTCTCGATCAGCATCGAGACGAATACTATGAGCGGCTGCAGGCGGTGTCCCGCAACGATGATTGGACCGGCTGGTCTGAGTTCTTCCTTACGGCAATCGCGGAACAGGCCAACGTCAACCTCTCCAGGGCCAGGAGCATCTTGGCTCTCTACGATGAGCTGAAGGAATGGGTGGTTGACGAGACCCGTTCTCAATACGGTGTTCGTGCGCTCGACTGGATCTTTGGGAAGCCTATCTTTCTCTCATCCGACTTCGTGGGGAACTCCGGGATTCCCGCACCGACGGCATCCAGGTTACTAAGGGTCCTTCGTGACAGCGGCATGTTGGACGTAGTGCGTGAAGCCCGGGGAAGGCGACCAGCGCTCCTAGCGTTCATCAGGCTCCTGCGAGTGGCAGAAGGTAGCGAGTAG
- a CDS encoding DUF433 domain-containing protein — translation MVATSDQKHLPALHGIYEVPEAARYLKATLHSDISYPLNSPKLIRWIRRGLASPELTELPGRDLLIAFEDLISMRVISALRSAGVKWSEIYEANLWLRSHLGVQRPFATEDIWVGQGQIFAEWTKRLISASRHGQMALDLLWQYVIPVHGLTFDEKSKVATSWEPLDSIVLAPWIQFGAPCIKGTRIPTRTISGMVEAGDSADWVASAFGLSLEEVRAACDWESRLRAN, via the coding sequence TTGGTAGCCACAAGTGACCAGAAACATTTGCCTGCCCTGCACGGTATCTACGAAGTGCCCGAGGCGGCCAGGTACCTTAAGGCCACACTCCATTCGGACATTTCGTATCCTCTGAACTCGCCCAAACTTATCAGATGGATCCGTCGAGGATTGGCATCGCCCGAGCTAACCGAGCTTCCGGGACGCGATTTGCTGATCGCCTTTGAAGATCTCATTTCGATGCGAGTGATTTCCGCACTGAGGTCGGCAGGCGTCAAATGGTCGGAGATATACGAGGCAAACCTGTGGCTGCGAAGTCACCTAGGTGTTCAGAGGCCGTTCGCAACCGAAGACATCTGGGTCGGTCAAGGCCAGATTTTTGCTGAGTGGACCAAGAGACTGATTTCGGCGAGCAGGCACGGTCAAATGGCGCTCGATCTGCTGTGGCAGTACGTAATACCGGTTCATGGCCTGACGTTTGATGAGAAGTCTAAGGTAGCCACCTCCTGGGAACCTCTGGACAGCATAGTTCTGGCACCCTGGATTCAGTTTGGCGCGCCCTGCATTAAGGGAACGCGAATTCCTACCCGGACCATCTCAGGTATGGTCGAGGCCGGCGACTCGGCGGATTGGGTAGCGAGTGCGTTCGGTCTCTCACTGGAAGAGGTGCGGGCAGCCTGTGACTGGGAATCTCGTCTTAGAGCCAACTGA
- a CDS encoding restriction endonuclease subunit S, whose translation MTLSEIGVVGRGRSRHRPRHAPELYGGPYPFIQTGDIKASGGRVTSHSQTYNEVGLAQSRLWPANTMAITIAANIAETALLTYPACFPDSDVGFIPDESKCDVRFVEYTFRYLRSGIQHENVGTGSVQDNTNLQTLGALRFPLPPLPEQRAIANILGTLDDKIELNRRMNETLEAMARALFKSWFVDFDPVRAKVEGREPYLPTEVWDLFPDSLVDSELGEIPEGWEVKVLGDCFKLTMGQSPPGRTYNESGEGLPFFQGRTDFRFRYPEKRRFCTEPKRIAESDDTLVSVRAPVGDINMTWEKCCIGRGVAALRHKSGASSYTYHSAWAIQQQIQQYEHTGTVFGAINKRQFESLVSPLDIHIRSNIDESRNLTNQRDVLLPKLISGTLQLV comes from the coding sequence GTGACGCTGAGCGAAATAGGAGTGGTCGGCCGAGGTAGGTCACGCCATCGCCCTAGGCATGCTCCCGAACTCTATGGGGGTCCATATCCATTCATTCAGACAGGAGATATTAAGGCCTCGGGAGGTCGGGTAACCTCTCATAGTCAAACGTACAATGAAGTTGGACTCGCGCAAAGTAGACTGTGGCCTGCCAACACTATGGCAATTACCATTGCAGCCAATATTGCCGAGACGGCTCTCCTAACATACCCTGCTTGTTTCCCTGACAGCGATGTGGGGTTCATCCCTGACGAGTCAAAGTGCGATGTAAGATTCGTAGAGTACACGTTCCGCTACCTGCGTAGTGGCATTCAGCACGAAAATGTCGGAACTGGAAGCGTACAAGACAACACAAATCTGCAAACTTTGGGGGCGTTGCGGTTCCCCCTCCCTCCTCTCCCTGAACAGCGCGCCATAGCCAATATCCTCGGCACACTCGACGACAAGATCGAACTCAACCGGCGGATGAACGAGACGCTGGAGGCGATGGCGCGGGCGCTGTTCAAGTCGTGGTTCGTGGACTTCGACCCGGTGCGTGCCAAGGTGGAGGGCCGAGAGCCGTATCTGCCCACCGAGGTGTGGGACCTTTTTCCAGATAGTCTCGTGGACTCGGAACTTGGAGAAATACCAGAGGGGTGGGAAGTGAAGGTATTGGGAGATTGCTTCAAACTTACGATGGGGCAGTCTCCTCCGGGCCGAACCTATAACGAAAGTGGCGAGGGACTGCCGTTCTTTCAAGGTCGTACAGACTTCAGATTCAGGTATCCAGAGAAGCGGAGGTTCTGTACAGAGCCTAAGCGTATTGCGGAGTCCGATGACACCCTGGTTAGTGTCAGAGCTCCGGTAGGCGACATCAACATGACTTGGGAGAAATGCTGCATAGGGCGTGGTGTGGCCGCCCTACGGCATAAGTCTGGTGCGAGTTCTTACACTTATCACTCTGCTTGGGCTATTCAGCAGCAGATCCAACAGTATGAGCACACTGGAACGGTGTTTGGGGCAATAAACAAGCGGCAGTTCGAGTCATTGGTCTCCCCTCTGGATATTCACATAAGGTCCAACATAGATGAATCTCGCAATCTAACCAATCAACGTGATGTGCTACTCCCCAAGCTCATTTCAGGCACATTACAGTTGGTATGA